The sequence below is a genomic window from Andrena cerasifolii isolate SP2316 chromosome 6, iyAndCera1_principal, whole genome shotgun sequence.
GTAGCCAGTCTTAGTTGAGACAACAAGTGAATCTTTGTCAAGTGCATTGATTTTTAACTGCGTGTTTTAAATATGTCTACTGAGTGGAAACACTTTGCTGACAAAAAACCCGGCATGCCACGTGTATTCGTTCCAATATTTTAAGTCGTAAAGCATCTGGTCGGATACGGGAAATCAAGATGGAAGTTGATGCTGTGACGTACTCCAGAATATTGAAAAGAGTGGTGTCCATTGGTGACTTGATGTGTAATAAGTGCCGCTTGCATTTGTATAAAGAAGTGACGACTCCCGCTTCCAATCCTGAAGATTCTCAGGAATTTCTTCAACCTGAGCAGTCTTCTGCAGTTGGAACTCTTTCTGTCGCTGACATGTCTTCCTCAGTTGGCACTTTTTCTTCGGTGGAACCCTCTTCTTCATCTGCAGCTGTTTCAGCTGAAATATCCTCACCCGGGACTTCTTCGATTGTGGTACCTTCACCCGAATCATCTTCCTCCGACAAAAGCGACAAATCTTTATCTGAATCTGCTGGTCCATCATGTTCCTCAACCGAAGATCCGTCATTTGTTATGGCTTTGAATAATCCCGAACGAGTTCTTCAATATATAGAAATGCCATTTTCTAGAGTTGTTTCCACACATAGATATTGCTTCGTCTGCGGTTCTACAAAACATATCCTTAGTGTACCAGCTGAAACTAGGAAACAGGTCTTTCTCATGTGAAGATTATATGTTCCCAAAGGAAATCGGTGCTGTCCCAgccatttaattaaaaaacgtttattTCACCAAGATGTTTTGAATTTGAACATATTTTCTAATAGTAGTTTAGTAGATAGTAcagaattaagaaattattttgaataCCTTTCCGTCAGTAATGATTCTAGTATCAAAGATAAAGTAGGTGATTTTACACTTTCTGAAGAACGGCTTAAAGTATTTACGGGTTTGACGTGGAAAAACATAATACAATTACGGGGAATGATGGGTTCTTTAAGAAATTCCGAACAACGAGATGTCATTCAAGCtattgttgtatttttatttaaattgcgtACCGGTAATTCTAATAGTCTGATAGCTGCAATTCTTGGCTTAGAACGCGAACAACAAGTATCCGATTTTTGCAAATCTGTTATAAATTCATTTGAGAAAGATGTACTGCCTTTTCATTTCGGACACGCGGCAGTTTCCCGAGAACACTTAGTACAACATGAAACTTCTGTCAttaccaaaaaattatttaatatttcaactcaATTAGTACTGATTTTCGATGGGACATATGTTCGACATGAAAAAAGTTCTAATAATGAATACCAGCGTAAATCATATTCGGGTCAGAAGAAGTTATCGTTGTGTAAACCATTCACTGTTTGCACAACAAACGGTTATATTGTCGATATGCTCGGTTCTTTTTATGCCAATCAGAATGATGCAGAGATTATGAGAATCGCCATGCAAGCTCTTCTAAAACCTGGGGATATTTGTATCGTCGATCGAGGCTTTCGAGACGTGAAATCTTATTTAGAAGTACGTGGTTTTAGTGTGCTAATGCCTGCGTTAAAAGGCAAGCGTAGCCAGCTAACGACTGCAGAATCAAATGCATCTCGCCATGTCACTAAAGTCCGCTGGGTAGTCGAGGCAATTCATGGTATTGTTGGACAAAAATACCGACTTCTGCACCAGCAAATGGACAATAAGTTGCTCCCAAAACTTAGATCACTTTGTAGGATAGCGTGTTTTTTGAACAATACATTCGGGAAACGTTTAAATTCCGACGTAGGACTTTATGAGGAAATAGTAGACAGAATGTCTTCCGAAAAAAGCACTGAGAATTCTTCATCAGTCCAAGTAGAAACTCAACGTTGGAATAGACGAAAGGTTTTGTTTAAACGGCTGTCAGCTACCGAGCTTCTTGATTTTCCGGAAATGACAGAGAAGGAtctcaaaattctgtttactgGTTCATATCAACTATCGCAAGCAGTGTCGTACCTAGCAGAACTTATGGATGAAGACAACAATATTAACATTCTTAGCCACAAAGAGTCGAATAATATTCTTAAATTCCAAGTAAGATCGCGCCACATTAATAGTAAAACCTGCAGATGTTATATTGATTATACACCAAACTCAATAGGATATTCCGGCATTAAACGCTATTGTTGCGAATGTGCAAACGGTAACCGTACCGTCGGGTGTTGTTCTCATGTAGCTGCAATAATTTATTACCTATCCCATGCTCGATacctataaaaaattgtaagaccCGCAGAAATTCTCAGTCGACTATTCAATGCCGAACAAGTCACACCATTAATTAACGCAGACAGTGATGAAGACTAAGGATCCTACATACGATTTTGAATGTAACAACAATTGTTAAAGGTAAGGGATTTGAAAACTATATTTGTATACTATTTTACTGTAGGAAATGCTGAAtttgtaacaaatattcgatcaggaattgaaaaaatatgtttctctgtTTTAGGGGCAACATGATGTACAAAGTCCGACCGAGCAACCTCCCCGTGGTGTACATCGGGTAATGCTAATGCCGGCGGCACGTCGCATTTCACGTTTTGTATTTCGACATTGAATTGTGCAACATACACACGTAAGTAGCGCTTTGGAAATGTTTTGGCATcaactgtaataatatttattaaataatataggattccatttaaaaacagaaacgTGGAGTTTACAGGACGTTTTCGAGTCACCTCAAGATGAAATCAATAACAACATGACACATATGCGCCCTCTGATATACTTCGAAAGCCATGGTAGAAATTCTAACATTCAAATGGTTTTAAAAAAGAGTGAATCGTATGatttgaaagagaaggaagaacagcagcaaaacaacaaacgtattccaactgcaatccatctataaatattgtaggtaaaaggagtaaaaactagttgcatatattaatgtagcgtaggaaatgtttacaataccgtaattaacagaggacgtgacaagagaaacgatgctgctaagtatcgctccaaaatcagagttttacgtatatctcaggttaaaatattttataaatatgtttgaaacactcgtaaataactattgatcgctactatatacttaggaattggagaaaatatatataatgcaaaaaaaatgtaaatcggGCAAGGGGGCGCGAACCTATGTTCAAGAAGTCTACGCGAAGTGACagtttcgctctaagacctacgaattcggtcattatcatcccattattttcgtccttcatcagccccggaaccttcttatttaagcgcggcttATCATATGTATTGCCGATAAGATAATCGCTTGTAtcaaatctatcgatattgtgtttcatggtctcgtagatatcatcgcatcgaatgtgatagatgaggctatcagtgtctgtatatagtattttacatttttgaccatgcagtggagacatgtactcgtgatgaaattcgtacaaacaagtttttgatatgtctagaatgcacatacccacgtatatcggtttgttgaattttaccgcgagttttcgcaattcaacagctattaaattttccgaaaaaacacttctgctgtggaaattcggtttcgcgattattgcctccgcaccatatcgcccttcccaatgtgttaacAGTTTTACGTCCacgtgatttcgcacattttccatagttttaccgaataccgcgttattcatcaatttgtacaaatttctttcaaagtcgtttgtcgcgcatgttctaaaccgtgtattgagttcgatgtaattgcggagccagggagattgagcgaattgaagcacgcggtgtatctttgtattacgaagaccgtgactcgtgcactgctgcacgttgcgataatggataacgtaacgctgttTATCGTATATCGTCGCGAGTAAtttggtttggcacgcgtcgggcagaacggtagatcggcgtgagcgtcgtgcagatgTTGCGGATATTacagatctacctcgagaatgtatcccgcgGGCGAATCGACaacgatcgaagacacgttaaAAGTTGTgatatcttcgacccattgaaatttggcgtatggtaggggctggtacattgcccatccgtacaaactgttcacgtcaaagtacatcaagtacgatgactgttccgatgggtcgtgccatgcaaaatgtatttaaaatattcaactggtggtctaaacgccaaagggaaatacacaaataaaatataatcaatttttaatgcataactgtttttcttcaccctcctcaacctccaacctcctgcatgtacgctagattaagacgatagttgtaattattatgtagaagtactaagattcatgatcaaagcggtaccACACACATATGATAGACgttttgatagacgttcagagtggtacgttaggtgttgaaagtggtacgatagacgtttggtagacgttcagagtggtacgttaggcgttgaaagtggtacgatagacgttgaaagtggttcaatagacgttcgatacacgttcagagtggtacgatagacgttgaaagtggtacgatagacgtttggtagacgttcagagtggtacgttaggcgttgaaagtggtacgatagacgttgaaagtggttcaatagacgttcgatacacgttcagagtggtacgatagacgttgaaagtggtccaatacacgtttgatacacttTCAGAGTGATACGacagacgttgaaagtggtacgttaggcgttgaaagtggttcaatagacgtccaatacacgttcgatacgcgatcaaaagtggtgtgacctagtcgaatgatgtgtccaaagaagaagcgagaagaattcgaagaacatgataagtgcactcggaggatggtcagtgaataattcgaatatgtatagaaggtgaggatggtcagcgacaATGCAgatggcctgtgatgaagatggcgaagaacaaaggtatgctactttgcaaagctatgcaactttaggcatgggcgcacatgtgggagcttggagatgcagcatgaccagttgtcttcaaatcgtggtcaacgtgcagtcattttgacagttctttgaaacacttttgtcattttttgtgttaagtgaaattgctttgaagaagattgcttttgaaggatattatcaatcgttcaacgcatggaaatacaatcgattaatatcgcaagtttccattatcatatattagtgaatcgttgtgttagtaactttgagaattataagaaaaatcggtttcagattatgtcattgcccctgaatttgaaacgtcccgctaccgctacgatcaccgctgctgcggtagttatccattcatccagcccgaaagtgtatgtggcctgtcgaaatgttgcagTTCAAAGCGaagcaattcgatgtgcagaactttatgaggcggaagctaatcaggatggcgacattttttttaaggttttaaaaaatgcgataatccaatacacgactacttcgaggataatgaggaatattggatgcatcgatattcacaacaaacgtttttaggcgatttcgacgatgatgataatgtacaaataactatatctcggaataatcatgcgtatcatccaaagagtgtggcttggcgaaacgtcaaagcggaaaatattgattttgatacctataggaataaagaatcggggcttcgggctagtgttgttgcagttcaaactgaccctgcgcaagttcctatggatttaccattaactaatctatttgctgatgatgttatcgagtgggataattaagccaaataaattttcattatgtttttttatattctacattattccttcatattattatttcatatcattatttgtaacaatatatatttcttaaacatatattatttatcagttttatttacccgtgttcctcctctcaccgcttaatttttaagattcgcggtttcaataattattatctctctgcgttgggaaaaaagatttctgctgacgctgcataattctatttcgttcttcgcgccgtcAAGTGACAACATCCCGCACGGCCGCTCCAGAAGAGTTGAATTACGCGAGCTCGCGCGAAACCGTCCAAGCATTCAAATACTGCGATGTGCGAATAAGATCCCAGCACACCCCGTTCTGGACCCGGCTGAAATCAACTCAGGGATGGTTATATTCATTAGAGTCACCAGAAACACTGCAAATCATATGCAGTCGAATGAAGGACGAGTTATTAACCATGGAAGGCACTGGTATTTTGCAGCTTAGACGAGGATGTATTGCTAAAACCACTCATGTGACCCTAATTGGAATTCAACATTTGAAGGGTCGAGAACAGTACCTTTATCAACCGAATTTACTGCTAAACATTTCGGAACTTCTACCCCAAATTTACAAATATCACGACACTCGACCATTagatacaaattataaaaacacaAACACTAGTGTCGAAGATACTATGTCCGAAGTAGAAGGAAAACTCGACGAGATAGGACGACATCATCGAAATATAAGATTTGGTATCCATCTATTGCACGGAGGACTGGCGTTGTCATCTATTCTAGCTCTGGGAATTCTGCTATACAGCTTGCGAAGTAGTGTCAGGAGAGTGCGGCTTCTGTTGCCCTGTAGGAAGAGGAGACCTGGGACTTCGCCGGAGACGACGGCCGCACTGAGAAATGTAATTGTAAGGGTGGAACGCGGTTGCCATTCGATCACGCCTACCGCAGATGCTCATTCAATCGCGCCTACCACATCATCATTGCCATGCCAGCAAACAATCGTGGATTAACCTTTGCGACAATTTAATAATTGTAAGGAAGATAATTGATCCGACCATTGAGCGTCATGGAAACCCTCGATCAATAATCGCGTAGTCCTTTCcgtttttatacatattttggATTTCTTTTGTTTATCATTGCCACTGCTATTATTGCTATTTGCTTATCTCAAATCAGTTGACAGCCGAATAGAGATGACTGATCCAGCCGTCAATGACCGCGGGATCTCTCGGAGGGTCTTCGTGTGCCGCTTAGCACGATTCACGAAACAAAGAGATCTGCTAAAAATTTTCCAACCACACGGAGTAGAACACGTCGTCTTAAGGGTTCAGCCTAGCGGGAACGTGGCTTTTATCACCTTCGCCACTTCGCAGCAAGCAGCCAGGGTGGTGGACAACGCGGTCTCACAACCCATCACGCTTCACAAGAGGAGAGTCCAAATCATGGTCGCCGACAAATGGCACAGTTTCAACTTGCCATCACCGAGCATGGGGCCATCCAACTTCAATCCTGAATGGGACAACCCTTTTCCAGGGTACCAACCGGTCCGTTCATCACTCCTGCCGGTAGAGGTGATTGCGCGAATAGCGGCGTTCCTGCCTTTCGCGAATCGCGCCCGCATGGAGCAGGTATCGAGGACTTGGAGGGTGGGAGTACATGACTCCTTCCGGTAAACGCAACACCTCGAACTAGACGATTGGAGACGGTCTGGAATGCAGGGATGGAGGTGAATAAAAACTGACGCCTTCTATTGGGTAACAATGCGGTGCGCCCCTTTCTTAAAATCCGTAATTCTAGATGACGAGCGGGCCGCCGAAGATCTGCGACCGCAGCTGTTGGCCCTGATTGCCAAGAACTGTCCTGCACTGGAAAAGCTGGATATAACGGCAGTTAACGCCCGACCATCGGCTTTTCGAGAGCTGGCGGCACAGGTCGGTTCCTTGAGAAAACTGTCGATTGGACGGTGCACAAACTGCGCCGACTTCGAATTAGGAAGGGTACTTGAGGCGAACAAAGCCCTACAAAGTTTCAGCGCCAAGGGCACCGATTTCTCTGGAAGATCCCTGTTAAGAATAGCAAGGGACCTAGTAAGGCTGACTGTAAGAGATTCTACGGCTAAAAGCGAACACATCGCTGCAACTATTCCATATTTTAATATGCTATCCCATCTTTGTTTATACCGGCCTAAAAATTTTCACCCGGatattttacagaaattaattgAAAGCACTACATTACCCCGATCCATGGAGTCGATGGAATTCGTGGGGTGCAACCCCCAGCCCGGGAACGGAGGACCGCAGGAGGAGGATGCAGAAGCAGAACAAGAGGAGGAAGCGGATTTCTTCGAATTCGACCTCGGTCCTGTTGAAATGGCGGTCAGCCTCCCTTCCCGTTACCCTCTGGTCACCGAGCTCGGGGTTGCATTCTGCGGCTGGGTGGATGGTACCTTCATCGGCGAAGCGGGTCGACATATGAAACACCTAATTAAACACGATGTCACTGGTTGCACTAAAGTCAGGGGGCAATTTAGCCTCGAAGCGCTCGGTGATCTGAATCATTGCACCGAACTACAGATCAGCCTACTGTATCCGGACGTCGGTGCTCAGTTCCTTAAAGACATGCCTTCGCTCAGGGAGTTGACCTGTAGGAACAATCAGGGAATAACAGACGAGGACGTCTGCGGTCTCGTCAGAAACAGCGCCACCATAGAGGCAATGGATTTAGAGGGTTGCACACATATAGGGCGCCCTTTTATAGACTGCGTATATTCCGCGCTGCGCGGCGACCCTCATATCCACTGATTTACGATTTCTGTTGGTGGAACGAGTGCGGTGCGTTACAGGCGTGACAGGCAATTACTCCACGTATTTCTAAATTATACCCGGCACTCGGAATGTCCTTATGCCTAATAATCATCGGGGACGATGATTTCAAGGGGGGAGGGGTGTTACGTGCCGGCTACTTTTCAATTTCATGTTCTcgcgatattttctaaaaatattgaCAATTGATCCAACCATTACGTGTTATGGGAATTCTCTCTCAATCAATTGTCAACGATCTGTGAACCAAAACTCTCTGTAATCTAGCTAGAAGTCTGTCACGCCACGGCATACTTTCCCATGCGAAGTTGTCGAATCTTTGAATGCTGCGCGACGTTGTTGGAACACCGGATGCGATAAGGTTCGAAAACCCAAGCACTAAGAGTAACGGTCCGAGGCGACGACGTGGTGGGCCGCGTGTGAAATGCGTGCTCAGTAGTTTGGCGCTCTTTGTGCAAAGTCCCAAGCGCTTGGGCCCTTGAGTTCGTTCGTTGCAGTCGGCTGGCAAATCGCGAGTAGCGTAGACGTTCTGTCCGAGGGACATTTTGCATATTGTATAATAGGGATTGTGAGCTAGAGTTCCGTGTGATATATCAACGGAAAGACTCAGTCCCCGTAGAGACTTACAAAAATTTCAATGTTTTACCTATTCTAATCACGTTTACTCTAAATCttatatacatacgtatttATAATTATCATCCGACGAACAAAGTAAATTGTGTGTGTGTGAACTCTACGTGTCACGTCACCCGGCCGTAGAACCGCTCCAGTTCataagagggagagagcgagagagaaagagtgtaAGCCGTTTCCAAATTTAAAACCTTCTACTACCGAGTCGATGAGTGATTTAAGTACTTATCTATGACATTGTACGGAAGCGACTGTTGATCCAACCACTCAGTGGGTTACGGGATTTCCCTCACTCAACTGTTACCTTCCCTTCGGCGTGTACCGCGTTCTTgcaaattttctattttcatgTAATTATAATCACCGACCGCATAACCTTTCTAAATTATCGTATTAGATGTATAAAACAGCAACCACATGCAATAACAGATCCAACCACTTAATGGTTACTGGTTTACCCTCGATCAATTATTGTCCGTCAACTATTATCTGACGTCCACGTTAATTCGTAATTGTAACTTCCGAAGCGAATTAGATTCTTGTATTCGATTGCAAATCTCTACAAACCGCATTTTGTACATTTATATCGCTAAACGCATACCATGTAAATTCCCCCATTTATGTTCCACCTTTAATTTCCCTTTTGCTTATTTTGTAATACATAGTAACATTCACCTTAAATCTGTCTCATTTGTTTCCAACCAGTTTCTCCAAAATATCACATCCTGATTGAGCAACCTGTATTGGTTACAGACAAAAGCCGTACCCCAaaacaatcctgatttttcgcgtaATACGTGCAAATTGCTAAAATCTTTAATTCGTTAAGCGTTGCGTGAGGAAAATTAGACTCAACCGCTCGGTGGCTTAAAATTTAACGCCCTCACGTAACAAttccacaaaaataaaattctgttttttttcgaGGGGTAATTTCACTCCCTAAAACCGTAcgatggcaccaacaaaaaatatagttgTGCTACGGGTGAATTACTCTACGTGCACAccatgtttcataattttctgaatttccgggttccctAACTTCCATTGTTAATCAGCCATTGACCATTCGGGCGTTAAAGGTACATT
It includes:
- the LOC143369767 gene encoding uncharacterized protein LOC143369767, with the translated sequence MRCAPFLKSVILDDERAAEDLRPQLLALIAKNCPALEKLDITAVNARPSAFRELAAQVGSLRKLSIGRCTNCADFELGRVLEANKALQSFSAKGTDFSGRSLLRIARDLKLIESTTLPRSMESMEFVGCNPQPGNGGPQEEDAEAEQEEEADFFEFDLGPVEMAVSLPSRYPLVTELGVAFCGWVDGTFIGEAGRHMKHLIKHDVTGCTKVRGQFSLEALGDLNHCTELQISLLYPDVGAQFLKDMPSLRELTCRNNQGITDEDVCGLVRNSATIEAMDLEGCTHIGRPFIDCVYSALRGDPHIH